A DNA window from Castanea sativa cultivar Marrone di Chiusa Pesio chromosome 7, ASM4071231v1 contains the following coding sequences:
- the LOC142642811 gene encoding translocon-associated protein subunit alpha, whose amino-acid sequence MLVMKNFRVFFLALLLLLASPVARCQSDSDAEGREAAEEVVADLGIVGEDVQDFGDGSYSPAPGVDTVCVFPKNSARLITAGEETELLVGMKNDGEATVNIIAIKASVHLPFDHRLQVQNLSTQGFNNATVPASAQATFPYIFAVSKFLQPGTFDLVGTIIYEIDQNPYQNTFYNGTIEVVEAGAFLSIESVFLVTLAIALLVLLGIWIRGQIQNLSKKTKRAPKVEVGTKTTDASLDEWLQGTAYTQSLANKSKKKK is encoded by the exons ATGTTGGTGATGAAGAACTTTAGGGTTTTCTTCCTcgctctcctcctcctcctcgcCTCTCCAG TTGCTAGGTGTCAATCGGATTCGGACGCGGAGGGTAGGGAGGCGGCTGAAGAAGTGGTGGCTGATCTTGGGATTGTTGGTGAGGATGTCCAAGATTTTGGTGATGGGAGTTATAGCCCTGCTCCGGGAGTTGATACAGTCTGTGTTTTCCCAAAGAACAGTGCCCGAT TGATTACAGCTGGAGAAGAGACTGAATTATTGGTTGGCATGAAAAATGATG GGGAGGCAACTGTGAATATCATTGCAATTAAGGCCAGTGTTCATCTCCCTTTTGATCATCGTCTGCAAGTTCAAAATCTTTCTACACAG GGCTTTAACAACGCAACAGTGCCAGCTTCAGCCCAGGCTACTTTCCCATACATATTTGCTGTCAGCAAGTTCTTGCAG CCGGGCACCTTTGACCTTGTAGGCACCATCATTTATGAAATTGACCAGAATCCATACCAGAACACCTTCTACAATGGTACCATCGAAGTTGTTGAGGCTGGTGCTTTTCTTAGCATTGAATCCGTTTTTCTTGTTACCCTTGCAATTGCCCTTCTTGTCCTCCTTGGCATATGGATTCGTGGTCAAATTCAGAATCTTTCCAAG AAAACTAAGAGGGCTCCCAAGGTGGAAGTTGGAACTAAGACTACAGATGCTTCACTGGATGAGTGGCTTCAG GGAACTGCATATACTCAGTCATTGGCCaacaaatcaaagaagaaaaagtag